The Streptomyces sp. Mut1 genome window below encodes:
- a CDS encoding response regulator transcription factor, translating into MPQEHPPAPSVRVLLAEDQGMMRGALALLLGLEPDMEVVAQVGAGDEIVAAARASRPDVALLDIELPGRSGLDAAADLREEVPDCRVLILTTFGRPGYLRRAMEAGAAGFLVKDGPVEDLAEAIRRVLAGETVVDPALAAAALSSGPSPLTARERDALVASVDGATVADIAAKLHLSESTVRNYLSSAIGKTGTRNRMEAVRAARQQGWL; encoded by the coding sequence ATGCCACAGGAGCACCCGCCGGCCCCGTCCGTACGCGTACTGCTCGCCGAGGACCAGGGGATGATGCGCGGCGCGCTCGCCCTGCTGCTCGGTCTGGAGCCGGACATGGAAGTGGTCGCCCAGGTCGGCGCGGGCGACGAGATCGTGGCCGCCGCGCGGGCGTCGCGGCCCGATGTGGCGCTGCTCGACATCGAACTCCCGGGCCGCAGCGGGCTGGACGCGGCGGCCGATCTGCGCGAGGAGGTGCCGGACTGCCGGGTGCTGATCCTCACCACCTTCGGCAGGCCCGGCTATCTGCGCCGCGCGATGGAGGCCGGGGCGGCGGGTTTCCTGGTGAAGGACGGCCCGGTCGAGGACCTGGCCGAGGCGATCCGCCGGGTGCTGGCCGGGGAGACGGTGGTCGATCCGGCGCTGGCCGCGGCCGCGCTGAGTTCCGGGCCGAGCCCGCTGACCGCGCGCGAGCGTGACGCGCTGGTCGCGTCGGTGGACGGGGCGACCGTCGCCGACATCGCGGCCAAGCTGCATCTCTCCGAGTCGACGGTCCGCAACTACCTCTCGTCGGCGATCGGCAAGACCGGCACCCGCAACCGGATGGAAGCGGTCCGCGCGGCCCGGCAGCAGGGCTGGCTCTGA
- a CDS encoding glycosyltransferase family 39 protein — translation MTSRTTALRRAFPLWPIPALWTLGLGLWGLSRQDSVWRDEAATWQVALRSAAGIRGLLSHVDAVHGVYYLLMHGLFDWFGATTTTLRLPSVLAMAVAAACVTAIGGRLAGPWAGLGGGMVLGLLPAVQFYLQEGRPYALVAAAAGISTLLLVALLQGRGGWGRWAAYAGAVLAGALLNWFSLLILPAHLATLAWSGAGRGVWARWAVASAAAVAGALPLILFTAGQAEQVSWIPPLTWHMLIGPAVLLAIGGLGALADRPGAGRLSLASVGLPLLAVPQLGLVALSLVKPLFLDRYVLFSLLGLALLTGAGLAAAVRAAAPRFPAASRWLVPVLLAATVAALLPQSLAKRSPESRVDDVLATTADIRRLKEPGAAVVFLPSARRDTMLVSPGAFTGLRDIALARGPHESGTLNGVEAEPARIRDAMLAQPRILLVTDTPEAARPEAEQREKVKAAVLRDHFTVVADARVRGRRVTLYERK, via the coding sequence ATGACTTCCCGCACCACCGCGCTCCGGCGCGCCTTTCCGCTCTGGCCGATACCGGCGCTCTGGACCCTGGGCCTCGGGCTCTGGGGGCTCTCGCGGCAGGACAGCGTCTGGCGGGACGAGGCCGCCACCTGGCAGGTGGCCCTGCGGTCCGCCGCCGGCATACGGGGCCTGCTGAGCCATGTCGACGCGGTGCACGGGGTCTACTACCTGCTGATGCACGGGCTGTTCGACTGGTTCGGGGCGACGACCACGACCCTGCGGCTGCCGTCCGTGCTGGCCATGGCGGTGGCGGCGGCCTGTGTGACGGCGATCGGCGGGCGGCTGGCCGGGCCGTGGGCGGGTCTGGGCGGCGGGATGGTGCTCGGTCTCCTTCCCGCCGTGCAGTTCTACCTCCAGGAGGGCCGCCCGTACGCCCTGGTCGCGGCGGCGGCCGGGATCTCGACGCTGCTCCTGGTGGCCCTGCTCCAGGGGCGCGGCGGATGGGGGCGCTGGGCGGCGTACGCGGGCGCGGTCCTGGCCGGTGCGCTGCTGAACTGGTTCTCGCTGCTGATCCTGCCCGCGCATCTGGCGACGCTGGCGTGGAGCGGGGCCGGGCGCGGGGTGTGGGCGCGGTGGGCGGTGGCCTCGGCCGCCGCGGTGGCCGGTGCGCTGCCGCTGATCCTGTTCACGGCGGGCCAGGCCGAGCAGGTGTCCTGGATACCGCCGCTGACCTGGCACATGCTGATCGGCCCCGCCGTGCTGCTGGCGATCGGCGGGCTCGGCGCGCTGGCGGACCGGCCGGGGGCGGGGCGGCTCTCCCTGGCCTCGGTCGGGCTGCCCCTGCTGGCGGTCCCCCAGCTGGGCCTGGTCGCGCTCTCGCTGGTCAAGCCGCTGTTCCTGGACCGGTACGTGCTGTTCAGCCTGCTGGGCCTGGCGCTGCTGACGGGCGCCGGGCTCGCGGCGGCGGTGCGGGCGGCGGCGCCCCGGTTCCCCGCGGCGTCGAGGTGGCTGGTCCCGGTACTGCTGGCCGCGACGGTGGCGGCGCTCCTTCCGCAGTCCCTGGCCAAGCGGTCCCCGGAGAGCCGGGTGGACGATGTGCTGGCGACCACGGCGGACATACGGCGGCTGAAGGAGCCGGGGGCGGCGGTGGTGTTCCTGCCGAGCGCCCGGCGGGACACGATGCTGGTCTCCCCCGGCGCGTTCACCGGCCTGCGGGACATAGCGCTGGCCCGGGGCCCGCATGAGTCCGGGACGCTGAACGGGGTGGAGGCGGAGCCGGCCCGGATACGGGACGCGATGCTGGCGCAGCCGCGGATACTGCTGGTGACGGACACGCCGGAGGCGGCCCGGCCGGAAGCGGAACAGCGGGAGAAGGTGAAGGCCGCCGTGCTGAGGGACCACTTCACCGTGGTCGCGGACGCCCGGGTGCGCGGCCGGCGGGTGACGCTGTACGAGCGGAAGTGA
- a CDS encoding MFS transporter: MTPMVDVSTPAPPTDRIKARTWAVVLAACVGQFLVVLDVSVVNVALPSMRTDLGLSAAGLQWVLNAYSIAFAGFMLLGGRAADLYGRKRMFLVGLGLFTAASLAGGLAQEGWQLLAARAAQGLGAAVLAPATLTLLTAAVPEGPARTKAIGTWMAVGAGGGAAGGLVGGVLTDTLSWRWVLLINVPIGVLVLIGAALWLAEGRTGGRSRIDLLGAVLVTAGLASLAYGIVQTEESGWTAAPTLVPLLGGPALLALFALVETRTAKPLMPLRVLAARPVASANVAMVVIGSATFSMWYFMTVYAQNVLGYSALEAGLALMPSSFAVVLGSKAAPRLMARVGAKNLALIGAAVAATGFGWQSTMTVHGSYLTAVCLPGVLMMAGAGLASTPLASLATSGAAPGEAGLVSGLVNTSRTMGGALGLAVLSTVAAARTHDGADPVELTAGYALAFRTAAGVLLAGLLVMALWLPRHRPTVIKV, translated from the coding sequence ATGACACCCATGGTTGACGTCTCCACGCCCGCACCGCCCACCGACCGGATCAAGGCCCGCACCTGGGCGGTGGTCCTCGCCGCCTGTGTGGGGCAGTTCCTGGTGGTGCTCGACGTGTCCGTCGTCAACGTCGCGCTCCCGTCCATGCGCACCGACCTGGGGCTCAGCGCCGCCGGGCTGCAATGGGTGCTCAACGCGTACTCGATCGCGTTCGCCGGGTTCATGCTGCTGGGCGGGCGGGCCGCCGACCTCTACGGCCGCAAGCGGATGTTCCTCGTCGGCCTCGGCCTGTTCACCGCCGCCTCGCTGGCCGGCGGCCTCGCCCAGGAGGGCTGGCAACTGCTCGCCGCCCGCGCCGCACAGGGGCTCGGCGCGGCCGTCCTCGCCCCCGCCACCCTCACCCTGCTCACCGCGGCCGTCCCCGAGGGCCCCGCGCGGACCAAGGCCATCGGCACCTGGATGGCGGTCGGCGCGGGCGGCGGCGCGGCGGGCGGGCTGGTCGGCGGGGTGCTCACCGACACCCTGTCCTGGCGCTGGGTCCTCCTGATCAACGTGCCCATCGGGGTGCTCGTCCTGATCGGCGCCGCGCTCTGGCTCGCCGAGGGCCGCACGGGCGGCCGCAGCCGTATCGACCTCCTCGGCGCCGTCCTCGTCACGGCCGGCCTGGCCTCCCTGGCGTACGGCATCGTGCAGACCGAGGAGTCCGGCTGGACCGCCGCGCCGACCCTCGTACCCCTGCTCGGCGGCCCCGCGCTGCTCGCCCTGTTCGCCCTGGTGGAGACCCGCACGGCGAAGCCCCTGATGCCGCTGCGGGTCCTCGCGGCGCGGCCGGTGGCCTCCGCGAACGTCGCCATGGTCGTCATCGGCTCGGCCACGTTCTCCATGTGGTACTTCATGACGGTGTACGCGCAGAACGTGCTGGGCTACAGCGCGCTGGAGGCCGGACTCGCCCTGATGCCCTCCTCCTTCGCCGTGGTGCTCGGCTCCAAGGCCGCGCCCCGGCTGATGGCCCGCGTCGGCGCGAAGAACCTCGCGCTCATCGGCGCCGCCGTCGCCGCGACCGGCTTCGGTTGGCAGTCCACGATGACCGTCCACGGCTCCTACCTCACCGCCGTCTGTCTGCCCGGGGTGCTCATGATGGCGGGCGCCGGGCTCGCCTCCACCCCGCTCGCCTCCCTCGCCACCTCCGGCGCGGCCCCCGGCGAGGCCGGCCTCGTCTCCGGACTCGTCAACACCTCCCGCACCATGGGCGGCGCCCTCGGCCTCGCCGTGCTCTCCACGGTCGCCGCCGCCCGCACGCACGACGGGGCGGACCCGGTCGAGCTGACCGCCGGCTACGCACTGGCCTTCCGCACGGCGGCCGGGGTCCTGCTCGCCGGGCTCCTCGTGATGGCCCTCTGGCTCCCGCGCCACCGGCCGACCGTCATCAAGGTCTGA